The genomic interval CCTGTTCCGTCCTCCACGTCTCACCAACAAGTTCGAAGACGGCTCCGTGAAATTCAACGAGGACAAATTCACCAGCAATAAAATCAAGAGATTCATCCAGGACAACATGTGAGTGCAACTGACGATCACGTTAGGAATCGAttaattggcacattctgcagatttttcattcaaGACTTTTATCCAGCataagaaatgcattaaaagatgcatttaaaaaagtttttaaaaaaattttaatgagaaaatatgaaTGTGTATTGCCTGAAATGGAGTGTCGTCATTCTTAGTGcacacttgatcatttgtagcaaaagatgcatttgcagctgaaaacagacttctaacatcaacacaTGGGAAGCTCAGGCCTTTCTGCTTAATTTGGCAACAACACAGTGCAGGGCTGAggtgttaatttatttttctaattaaccAATTAATTATTGGAAACAATTTTAGAATTGCTGTGTTCCcattaaacaagaaatgtaGTTGAAATCACACGTGAAGGCAGGAGCAGTCATTAAAAACTTGCCGTGCCATCATCCTTCCTGGTTGTCTTTTCCACCAATAGTAACAGCCGGTGGTTGATCATGAGACTTGTGTGATGcgaacaaaaatgtgttttattgcagttttgtgaaacacaAACCAAAACCACTTCATCTTGGCGACAAAACGTAacaaaaaatgagtttttacgAAATCTGCCTGCTTCCACTGAgcgaatttattttcaaaatgtcacctTTTAAGGCTGAGAGAAACGCAGCTATTGATAGTTTCCCGTTTCCTCCGTCCTAGCTTTGGAATCTGTCCCCACCTGACAGACGACAACAAAGACCAGCTGAAGGGGAAAGACCTGCTGGTGGCGTACTACGACGTCGACTATGACAAAAACCCCAAAGGCTCCAACTACTGGAGGAACAGGTGGGCGTCTCAGGCGTTCCTCCGCGCCCCGCGCCGACGCGGCTTTCTTCACACACTTCTCCATCTTTCGCCCTTCTCCACCCAGGGTGATGAAGGTGGCCAAGGGCTTCCTGGACCAGGGGAAGAAGCTGAACTTCGCCGTCGCCAACAAGAACCAGTTCAGCCACGACCTGTCCGACTTCGGCATAGACGGCGTCTCCGGGGAGCTGCCCGTCGTCGCCATCCGCACCGCCAAGGGAGACAAATACGTCATGAGCGAGGAGTTCTCGTCAGTGCACCAAGCTTTactttaatatcttttttttttttttttttgttcctttggtATTTTTCCCCTGATATCTCGTTTTTGTCACCTGCAGCCGAGACGGAAAGGCTCTGGAGCGCTTCCTGCAGGACTACTTTGACGGGAAGTTGAAGCGCTACCTCAAGTCAGAGGCAGTCCCTGAAACCAACGACGGGCCCGTTAAGGTGAGGGattcctggattggctgcttgaCAATGTCAACATTGTTTCCTCTGACTGTAAGGAATGGAaaatatggatttaaaaaaaacaaatctcctttttaaaaaaagtacaaatgtcaaatttttagaaatgtattcTAACTTATttgtaataatgaaaaatactgTGGATAACCCTTAGCATCTTCAGCATGACTGTAGTGGATAAAtggtgtcttcagtcagaggcttcttcaaatttgctgtGACATAGACTGCTGCAGGAGAACATTTCTGCCCACAGTCATCAGGATCTACAGCAGCTCTCTGAAGAATCTTGAATTAATGAGTtccatttaatttccctttggggtcaatgaagtatttctaagttttattttccatttgtaaTCTTTTCTGCAAATTGATCtcaattcaaagtccaaataaatataaGCTGTAAAGTAAGATGGTGAGCTGATCCTGCTCTAAACAACAGAAGGCCAAAGAGTgcaatggggggggggggggaatacTGATTTTCCAAAAGAGTAAATCTTCCTAGACTGCAAATTTTGATTAATGACTTGATAATTGATTCATTACCCATCTCTAGTGGCCTTGTCTGTCTGcttggttttctttaaataatcaaacaagTACAAAACTCTGacaattaaagattttttggcactgtttttttttttctttgactgtaagtaaataaatgacaaatattttttaaacctttctGCCCAGGCTGGTTATCAATGTGTGGGAACATTTGGAGAGAAGAGTCTGTAGTTGGATCAGTTGGACTGTAAGAGTTTCCTGTTTTAGTTTGTGGCTCTGTTggttaaacagattttatttatttttatcagtcaTGATTCCTGCAACACACAAGATGTTCTTCCCAAGTTTAGTTGTCAAGCAAAACTTCCTAGTAGAGATTGgagttatttaaagtttaaaatgtttgcagcgCTTccgtttttagtttttcttcctgcagtaactgcttccacactgaagagtgggGATGTTGGGATCTTGGTTGTAGTTCATCCACTGGTCAGAAAACGGAGATCGGAGCCGGTCCAGGTGGAACTGTGCTGGCTCTGTGCTGGTTCCGGTCAGCGGCAGACTAAGTGCAGGTTTGGACTGAGCCCGTTGCCTCTGTGTCTCCAGGTTCTGGTGGCTGAGAACTTTGACTCCATCGTCAACGACGACAGCAAAGACGTCCTCATCGAGTTCTACGCGCCGTGGTGCGGCCACTGCAAGAACCTGGAGCCTAAATACAAGGAGCTGGGAGAGAAGGTAGgatcctttcttttttcaatttttcttgGTCATGCTCATACGTTTtagttttcttgctttttttaaaatcagattacCAGTAAAATGACTAATTTCATCAACTTTGTTGGCTCTTGTTGAATGCCAGTGCTCTGTAATTTGTCCTCATTTTGCTGTACTCTCACACTGAACTTCTCATAACCAAGCATGACATTAATAATATGAGTTTCTGGTGTTGGTGTAAACATGGAGGTGAGCGGCGGCTGTGAAGAGAATCGCTCCATTGCCGACTCGGTCGATCTTGAACTTGTTAATATGCCAGAAAAACCTCGTTTCACTTGTTACAAATAGAACATGGAGCtgcttcaacatgttttatttataatttgttgTGCACatgtaggcctgtcatgataacaaactATCTTCGATAAATTGTCCGAGAATTTATTGCGATAAGCGATATTATTGTTTTAAGGCCATTGTCTTTTAAAGAATCTGCTGACTGGACCCACAATGCACCAGCAACCagacttgtgtgttttttgttgttttttttgagtggggaaaatagaaacatttaaagcaattttattttcctttttttttttttcttatgctaAGACTCTTATTGTGAAGGTTTAGGGGAAGTTCTGGCTAGCTTAATTTGCAACACTGATGGTTTTAATTGAAGTGGCAACATTTTTCAGTCAAAACGGGCTGTTTCCCAACACAGACCAAAGAGTGCCAAGTTAAACTCTCTCACAGCAGATCACTGTGAAGATCAAAACTTGGCAGCGCCTAACACTCGGTGctgttttgttgaaatattcCTGCTTTACTGTTTGAGACAAAACACGTTCAAAACTTTGAGTGTAGTTTGAATATCACAGTTAATATCCAtcgttttgttttcctcttgaaCTGATCTTAACGGGTCGTTTCTCGTTCTGCAGCTGGCTGACGATCCCAATGTGGTTATTGCCAAAATGGACGCCACAGCTAACGACGTGCCGTCTCCATATGAAGTCAGCGGGTACGTcctctggggtttttttgttttgttttttttttctccttatgACTTCCTTGTTTGAAGAATTAacaattgtattttaatttcatgatattactttttttttctctctccccagATTCCCCACAATCTACTTTTCCCCTGCTGGACGCAAAATGAGCCCAAAGAGATACGAGGTGAGTCGCAGACTACCTGCTGGTTGTAACGCCTCTGGGGGTCAACAGTTAGCCACAGCTATAAATGCTAACGTGTTGGCAGTTGGTACTTTGTCCCTatcaaataaagagaaaatcctGCCGTTGTCTGTTGTGCAGGGAGGTCGAGAGGTGAGCGACTTCATTTCCTACCTGAAGAGAGAGGCCACCAACCCCTTAGTGGTGCCAGAGGACgccaagaaaaagaagaagaagaaggacgACGACAAGTTAGAGCTATAGAGGCTCTCAACAGAAACTCAACGCCCCCCGCACCCCCACACCACATaacaacaggaggaggaggagaatcGGGGAACAGAAAATTATATCCCACTCGCTTAGTGAACTACCAAAAGCTCTGAAGCCGACGTCAAAAAGCCGGCCGCTCCTTggctcctctgctgctctggaATCCTGTGGAAGGTGGAGAGGCGGCGGCCAGGGTCTGCCCGACCGTTTTACCACAATAAGAAATTTTTAGGGAAGAGGGACAGCTTTTTTTGAAATGACATTTCTATTTCCTCTGATCTGTCTACTACACCTCAGACTGATGCACTTTGGTTCGATACCAGTTTCCAGTCATCTGTcgcttgtttttcttctcttcaacAGAGGGGGacgactttattttttattttaatttttttccttgttcGTAActggtctttgtttttgtacatttggaAGGATTGTGAAATAAAAGGCCCACAAAACCTAAATGACTTGTACGATcttgtttctgatgtttttattctgctgtgaCAATTCAAAGCTTTCaccaaattaatatttaaagagcCAGAGAAGATTCTATCTACAAGGGCATATTACCGCCATTATAGACGAGAAGAAAAAGGAgcacatttctgccaaaaaaattCTGAACGTTTCtagaaaacaaggaaatttgagtttgaaatgtaaaatttactaGAAATTTTGAGAATTCTAGTAAATCTCTTGCTCTCagataaaaatacttcaaagggtgaatatttaaaaccaatctTTGGTAAAAAGGTGAACAGAGTGgggttttttccccattaaCTTATTTTTAGAGTTGGACAATTTTGCGTACACCAAAAATGTGGCAGAAATGAGTTGGAATCAAACCAACATCTCTACTGCAAAATGTACAAACCCAAACCTAGAAAATGAgttaaaagtgtaaaatgtgTAGCTGGCCCCAAATCAAAcctcgtttttatttttttaattttttatttaaattaagtttCCACTAACTGCTGTTCAAA from Xiphophorus maculatus strain JP 163 A chromosome 2, X_maculatus-5.0-male, whole genome shotgun sequence carries:
- the pdia3 gene encoding protein disulfide-isomerase A3; amino-acid sequence: MLRLIFLAALAGLSRASDVLEFTDDDFESRIGDHELLLVEFFAPWCGHCKRLAPEYEAAATRLKGTVSLAKVDCTANSNACSKYGVSGYPTLKIFRDGEESGPYDGPRTADGIVSFLKKQAGPASVELKTEGDFEKFMADQDASVIGFFADDKSSEQTEFLKAASALRDDYRFAHTNAEALLSSHGGEGVVLFRPPRLTNKFEDGSVKFNEDKFTSNKIKRFIQDNIFGICPHLTDDNKDQLKGKDLLVAYYDVDYDKNPKGSNYWRNRVMKVAKGFLDQGKKLNFAVANKNQFSHDLSDFGIDGVSGELPVVAIRTAKGDKYVMSEEFSRDGKALERFLQDYFDGKLKRYLKSEAVPETNDGPVKVLVAENFDSIVNDDSKDVLIEFYAPWCGHCKNLEPKYKELGEKLADDPNVVIAKMDATANDVPSPYEVSGFPTIYFSPAGRKMSPKRYEGGREVSDFISYLKREATNPLVVPEDAKKKKKKKDDDKLEL